The Streptomyces sp. NBC_01268 genome window below encodes:
- a CDS encoding beta-N-acetylglucosaminidase domain-containing protein: MHFGHRRRTATAVAVAVIGGLLGVGVPGPAQAAPDTPVAPAPPATAAPTARTAGPNAPTAGPPSVWPRPQSLTAAGEAVALGPEVTLLAAPDADPYAVAALRALLRGAGVRTVHEALPGRGAVVRVGEDADGAREALGALRVAGRGDLPDGGYRLATGRFQGRDTVVLDGVGEDGLFHAVQTLRQLVRTDGSLPGVRVRDWPGTAVRGVTEGFYGRPWSREQRLAQVDFLGRTKQNRYLYAPGDDPYRQTLWREAYPAAERAAFRELADRARAQHVTLAWAVSPAQAMCLSSDRDLTALTGKLDAMWALGVRAFQLQFQDVSYSEWHCSADAEAFGRGPEAAARAQARVAGAVARHLAERHPGAEPLSLMPTEYYQDGATEYRTALAEALDPRVQVAWTGVGAVPRTITGRELAGARDVLRHPLVTMDNYPVNDYAQDRLFLGPATGREPAVAAGSAAFLANAMEQATASRVPLFTAADFAWNPKGYRPQESWRAAVEDLAGPDPAARAALAALAGNGASSLLAPDAESAYLKPLTDAFWASRTGAGGEAARERAARELRSAFTVMREAPRRLAGTAGGALGAEAGPWLEQLARYGQAGETAVDMLLAQARGDGAGAWRAQLELERRREALEGSAVTVGKGVLDPFLTRAATESAAWTGADRERGPGLKSDAADGAYTVRLERARPVETVTVMTEPGTGSGGTLEALVPGEGWRAVGPLAPSGWTQADLAGLRADAVRITWSGPAGRVRSLVPWFADEPRAALELARAQTDAEIGGPPVRVSATLEGRRAAEVRGALTARAPKGITVRLPKEALVPRGARTAVPLEVSVAAGTPAGSYPVPVAFAGEERVLTVRAFPRTAGPDLAPAGTASSSGDETPDFPAALAVDGDPATRWSSPAEDGAWWQLELAEPARVGRVVLHWQDAYASRYRVQVSPDGRNWRTAATVPDGRGGRESVRMDAPDTRFLRVQGDGRATEYGYSLWSVEAYAVAEPPGKGAGNPPGTPGTPADAPAPDAPGSGAPASDASEGGRGAPPGSP, encoded by the coding sequence GTGCACTTCGGACACAGGAGGCGGACGGCGACCGCGGTGGCCGTCGCGGTCATCGGCGGCCTGCTCGGCGTCGGCGTGCCGGGCCCCGCCCAGGCGGCGCCGGACACACCCGTCGCACCGGCCCCTCCCGCCACCGCCGCCCCGACGGCGCGGACGGCCGGTCCGAACGCCCCGACGGCCGGGCCGCCGTCGGTCTGGCCGCGGCCCCAGTCCCTGACGGCAGCGGGCGAGGCCGTGGCGCTCGGCCCCGAGGTGACGCTGCTGGCCGCCCCGGACGCCGACCCGTACGCCGTCGCCGCGTTGCGCGCGCTGCTGCGGGGCGCAGGGGTGCGGACCGTCCACGAGGCGCTGCCCGGGCGGGGCGCGGTGGTCCGGGTGGGCGAGGACGCCGACGGGGCGCGCGAGGCGCTGGGCGCCCTGCGGGTGGCCGGGCGGGGCGACCTGCCGGACGGCGGCTACCGGCTCGCGACGGGCCGCTTCCAGGGCCGGGACACGGTCGTGCTCGACGGGGTCGGCGAAGACGGCCTGTTCCACGCCGTGCAGACGCTGCGTCAGCTGGTCCGCACCGACGGGAGCCTGCCGGGCGTCCGGGTGCGGGACTGGCCCGGCACCGCCGTGCGCGGGGTCACCGAGGGCTTCTACGGGCGCCCCTGGAGCCGTGAGCAGCGGCTGGCTCAGGTCGACTTCCTGGGCCGCACCAAGCAGAACCGCTATCTGTACGCGCCCGGGGACGACCCGTACCGCCAGACGCTGTGGCGCGAGGCCTACCCGGCCGCCGAGCGGGCCGCGTTCCGTGAGCTCGCCGACCGGGCCCGCGCCCAGCACGTGACGCTGGCCTGGGCGGTCTCCCCCGCCCAGGCCATGTGCCTGTCCTCGGACCGGGACCTGACGGCGCTCACCGGGAAGCTGGACGCCATGTGGGCGCTGGGGGTGCGCGCCTTCCAGCTCCAGTTCCAGGACGTCAGCTACAGCGAGTGGCACTGCTCGGCGGACGCCGAGGCCTTCGGGCGCGGCCCCGAGGCGGCCGCCCGGGCGCAGGCGCGCGTGGCGGGGGCCGTCGCCCGGCACCTGGCCGAGCGGCACCCGGGGGCGGAGCCGCTGTCGCTGATGCCGACGGAGTACTACCAGGACGGTGCGACGGAGTACCGGACGGCGCTGGCCGAGGCCCTCGACCCGCGGGTTCAGGTGGCGTGGACGGGCGTCGGGGCGGTGCCGCGGACCATCACCGGGCGCGAGCTGGCCGGGGCCCGCGACGTGCTGCGGCATCCGCTGGTCACCATGGACAACTACCCGGTCAACGACTACGCCCAGGACCGCCTCTTCCTCGGTCCCGCCACGGGCCGGGAGCCGGCCGTCGCCGCCGGCAGCGCCGCGTTCCTGGCCAACGCCATGGAGCAGGCCACGGCCTCGCGCGTGCCGCTGTTCACGGCCGCCGACTTCGCCTGGAACCCGAAGGGCTACCGGCCGCAGGAGTCCTGGCGGGCGGCGGTGGAGGACCTGGCGGGTCCGGACCCGGCCGCGCGCGCGGCGCTGGCGGCGCTCGCCGGGAACGGCGCCTCCTCGCTGCTCGCCCCGGACGCCGAGTCGGCCTATCTGAAGCCGCTGACGGACGCCTTCTGGGCCTCCCGCACCGGCGCGGGAGGCGAGGCCGCCCGGGAGCGGGCGGCACGGGAGCTGCGGTCCGCGTTCACCGTGATGCGCGAGGCGCCCCGGCGGCTGGCCGGGACGGCGGGCGGCGCGCTCGGCGCGGAGGCGGGCCCGTGGCTGGAGCAGCTGGCGCGGTACGGGCAGGCGGGCGAGACGGCCGTCGACATGCTGCTCGCGCAGGCGCGCGGCGACGGCGCCGGGGCGTGGCGGGCCCAGCTGGAGCTGGAGCGGCGGCGGGAGGCGCTGGAGGGGAGCGCGGTGACCGTCGGCAAGGGCGTGCTCGACCCGTTCCTCACGCGCGCGGCGACGGAGTCGGCGGCCTGGACGGGCGCCGACCGGGAGCGCGGCCCGGGGCTGAAGTCGGACGCGGCGGACGGCGCGTACACGGTCCGGCTCGAACGGGCCCGGCCGGTGGAGACGGTCACCGTGATGACGGAGCCCGGCACCGGTTCGGGCGGCACCCTGGAGGCCCTGGTGCCCGGCGAGGGCTGGCGGGCGGTCGGCCCGCTGGCGCCCTCCGGGTGGACGCAGGCGGACCTGGCGGGGCTGCGGGCGGACGCGGTGCGGATCACGTGGAGCGGGCCGGCGGGGCGGGTGCGGTCGCTGGTGCCGTGGTTCGCCGACGAGCCGCGGGCCGCCCTGGAACTGGCGCGGGCGCAGACCGACGCGGAGATCGGCGGCCCGCCCGTACGCGTGTCCGCGACCCTGGAGGGGCGGCGGGCGGCCGAGGTGCGCGGGGCGCTGACCGCGCGGGCGCCGAAGGGGATCACGGTGCGGCTGCCCAAGGAGGCGCTGGTGCCGCGCGGTGCGCGGACGGCGGTGCCGCTGGAGGTGTCGGTCGCCGCGGGCACGCCGGCCGGGTCGTACCCGGTCCCGGTGGCGTTCGCGGGCGAGGAGCGGGTCCTGACGGTGCGGGCGTTCCCGAGGACGGCGGGCCCGGACCTGGCTCCGGCGGGCACGGCCTCGTCCTCGGGCGACGAGACGCCCGACTTCCCGGCCGCGCTGGCCGTGGACGGCGATCCGGCGACCCGCTGGTCCTCGCCGGCCGAGGACGGCGCCTGGTGGCAGCTGGAGCTGGCGGAGCCGGCCCGGGTGGGCCGGGTGGTGCTGCACTGGCAGGACGCCTACGCGAGCCGCTACCGGGTGCAGGTCTCCCCCGACGGGCGGAACTGGCGCACGGCCGCCACGGTCCCCGACGGGCGGGGCGGACGGGAGTCGGTGCGGATGGACGCGCCGGACACCCGCTTCCTGCGGGTGCAGGGCGACGGGCGGGCGACGGAGTACGGCTATTCGCTGTGGTCGGTGGAGGCCTATGCGGTGGCGGAGCCGCCGGGGAAGGGGGCCGGCAACCCGCCCGGCACCCCCGGCACCCCGGCGGACGCCCCGGCGCCGGACGCACCGGGGTCCGGCGCACCGGCTTCGGACGCCTCGGAAGGGGGGCGGGGCGCCCCGCCCGGTTCCCCCTGA
- a CDS encoding HNH endonuclease codes for MPHVLVLNASYEPLGVVPLRRALVLVLENKALCLEESGAFLHSESRVVAAPSVVRLKRFVRVPYRGPVPLTRRALFARDGGRCMYCGGVATSVDHVIPRSRGGTHAWENVVAACRRCNHVKADRHLRELGWRLRHQPAPPTGLAWRIIGTGHRDPRWLPYLQPYGADDALARIDSAVTTPQGVVTTS; via the coding sequence GTGCCGCATGTCCTGGTCCTCAACGCGTCGTACGAGCCGCTCGGCGTCGTACCGCTCCGCCGCGCGCTCGTCCTCGTCCTGGAGAACAAGGCACTCTGCCTCGAGGAGTCCGGCGCCTTCCTGCACAGCGAGAGCCGTGTCGTCGCCGCACCCAGTGTGGTGCGCCTCAAACGGTTCGTGCGGGTCCCCTACCGGGGGCCCGTTCCCTTGACCCGCAGAGCACTCTTCGCCCGCGACGGCGGGCGCTGCATGTACTGCGGTGGCGTCGCAACCAGCGTCGACCACGTCATTCCGCGCAGCCGCGGGGGGACGCACGCCTGGGAGAACGTCGTGGCGGCCTGCCGCCGCTGCAACCACGTCAAAGCCGACCGGCACCTGCGCGAGCTGGGCTGGCGGCTGCGGCACCAACCCGCCCCGCCGACCGGACTGGCCTGGCGGATCATCGGGACCGGCCATCGCGACCCGCGGTGGCTGCCCTACCTCCAGCCGTACGGCGCGGACGACGCGCTGGCCCGGATCGACTCGGCCGTCACCACCCCCCAGGGGGTCGTGACGACGAGTTGA
- a CDS encoding mechanosensitive ion channel family protein, with the protein MLWSALPTADAPPTVPVTLDEAAETATNAAGWVEQNWSTWLNTGLRIVLILVVALTLRMLIRRALTKLIERMNRSAQAVEGTALGGLLVNAERRRQRSEAIGSVLRSVASFLILGTAGLMILGAFKIDLAPLLASAGVAGVAIGFGARNLVTDFLSGVFMILEDQYGVGDSIDAGVASGEVVEVGLRVTKLRGVDGEIWYVRNGEIKRIGNLSQGWATAGVDVTVRPTEDLDRVSAVIAEATDAMSKEEPWNERLWGPVEILGLSEVLLDSMTIRLSAKTMPGKKLGVERELRWRVKRALDAAGIRIVGGVLPAQAEDSPADPSAGVAAPSAFASPTSPQSTAATPLPRPDLTK; encoded by the coding sequence GTGCTCTGGTCCGCCCTGCCGACCGCCGACGCACCGCCGACCGTTCCGGTGACGCTGGACGAGGCCGCCGAGACGGCGACGAACGCCGCCGGGTGGGTCGAGCAGAACTGGTCCACCTGGCTGAACACGGGTCTGCGGATCGTGCTGATCCTGGTCGTGGCCCTGACCCTGCGGATGCTGATACGGCGGGCCCTGACGAAGCTGATAGAGCGGATGAACCGCTCGGCGCAGGCGGTGGAGGGGACGGCCCTCGGCGGTCTCCTGGTCAACGCCGAGCGGCGCCGGCAGCGCTCGGAGGCCATCGGCTCGGTGCTGCGTTCGGTCGCCTCGTTCCTCATCCTCGGCACCGCCGGTCTGATGATCCTGGGCGCCTTCAAGATCGACCTGGCGCCGCTGCTGGCCTCGGCCGGTGTGGCCGGTGTGGCGATCGGTTTCGGCGCGCGCAACCTGGTGACGGACTTCCTCTCCGGCGTCTTCATGATCCTGGAGGACCAGTACGGGGTGGGCGACTCGATCGACGCGGGCGTCGCCTCCGGCGAGGTGGTCGAGGTCGGCCTGCGGGTGACGAAGCTGCGCGGGGTCGACGGCGAGATCTGGTACGTCCGCAACGGCGAGATCAAGCGGATCGGCAACCTCAGCCAGGGCTGGGCGACCGCGGGGGTGGACGTGACGGTCCGCCCGACGGAGGACCTGGACCGGGTGTCGGCGGTGATCGCCGAGGCGACCGACGCCATGTCGAAGGAAGAGCCGTGGAACGAGCGCCTGTGGGGCCCGGTGGAGATCCTGGGCCTGAGCGAGGTGCTGCTCGACTCGATGACGATCCGGCTCTCGGCCAAGACGATGCCGGGCAAGAAGCTGGGCGTGGAGCGCGAGCTGCGCTGGCGGGTCAAGCGCGCCCTGGACGCGGCGGGCATCCGGATCGTCGGCGGCGTGCTCCCGGCCCAGGCCGAGGACTCGCCGGCCGACCCGTCGGCGGGCGTGGCGGCCCCGTCGGCCTTCGCCTCCCCGACCTCCCCCCAGTCGACGGCGGCCACGCCGCTGCCGAGGCCTGACCTGACCAAGTAG
- a CDS encoding ROK family transcriptional regulator, whose translation MAGTTPGTPGTPRVLRAMNDRAALELLLVHGPLSRTRIGKLTGLSKPTASQLLARLEAAGLVVETGTTAGRPGPNAQLYAVNPRAAHAAGLDVTPRRIRAAVADVTGEVVGEFELPTPGRTAEGGVVRQVVDALAGAVAAAGLGGLADVHRLVIGTPGAFDPATGRLRYASHLPGWHSPTLLEELAVALPMPFEYENDVNLVAIAEQRLGAAHGHEDFVLLWSETGVGAALVLGGRLHRGFTGGAGEVGFLPVPGTPLVRQVTKANSGGFQELAGVQAIPRIAKSLGIDTREQPYVETAAALLAHAATAHTGDERYARLLDCYAERLATGLASLVAVLDPELLVLAGLAITAGGEPLRARVQTQLADLAASRPRLVLATVEPTPVLRGALESALAATRDEVFDTSR comes from the coding sequence ATGGCAGGTACGACCCCGGGAACCCCCGGAACCCCGCGCGTCCTGCGCGCCATGAACGACCGCGCCGCCCTCGAACTGCTCCTGGTGCACGGGCCCCTGTCGCGGACCCGGATCGGCAAGCTGACCGGCCTCTCCAAGCCGACCGCCTCGCAGCTGCTCGCCCGCCTCGAAGCGGCCGGGCTCGTGGTCGAGACCGGCACCACCGCCGGGCGCCCCGGACCCAACGCGCAGCTGTACGCGGTGAACCCGCGGGCCGCCCACGCGGCGGGGCTCGACGTCACGCCGCGCCGGATCCGCGCGGCCGTCGCCGACGTCACCGGCGAGGTGGTCGGCGAGTTCGAGCTGCCGACGCCCGGCCGTACGGCGGAGGGCGGCGTGGTCCGGCAGGTCGTCGACGCCCTCGCCGGGGCCGTCGCCGCCGCCGGGCTGGGCGGCCTCGCCGACGTGCACCGGCTCGTCATCGGCACCCCCGGCGCCTTCGACCCGGCCACCGGGCGCCTGCGCTACGCCTCCCACCTGCCCGGCTGGCACTCCCCCACCCTCCTGGAGGAGCTGGCCGTCGCCCTGCCCATGCCGTTCGAGTACGAGAACGACGTCAACCTCGTCGCCATCGCCGAGCAGCGCCTGGGAGCCGCCCACGGCCACGAGGACTTCGTGCTGCTGTGGAGCGAGACCGGCGTCGGCGCGGCCCTCGTGCTCGGCGGGCGGCTGCACCGCGGCTTCACCGGCGGCGCCGGCGAGGTCGGCTTCCTGCCCGTGCCCGGCACCCCGCTGGTGCGCCAGGTCACCAAGGCCAACTCCGGCGGCTTCCAGGAGCTGGCCGGCGTCCAGGCCATCCCCCGGATCGCCAAGTCCCTCGGCATCGACACCCGCGAGCAGCCGTACGTGGAGACCGCGGCCGCGCTGCTCGCGCACGCCGCCACCGCGCACACCGGGGACGAGCGGTACGCCCGGCTCCTCGACTGCTACGCCGAACGCCTCGCCACCGGACTCGCCTCCCTCGTCGCCGTGCTCGACCCCGAGCTCCTCGTGCTCGCCGGCCTCGCGATCACCGCGGGCGGCGAACCGCTGCGGGCCCGCGTCCAGACCCAGCTCGCCGACCTGGCCGCCTCCCGGCCACGGCTCGTCCTCGCCACCGTGGAGCCGACCCCCGTGCTGCGGGGCGCGCTCGAAAGCGCCCTCGCCGCCACCCGGGACGAGGTCTTCGACACCTCCCGCTAG
- a CDS encoding ABC transporter substrate-binding protein, whose product MPARRRRLAAPLAATASIALFASACTGSANNESKDDPNAKTTITFWHGWNAPSEVKAINDNIARFMKAHPNIKVDVIGGINDDKLNQALRTGGSKGPDVVSSFTTSNVGKFCSSGAFADLKPFIEKSKLDLDKIIPKTLLQYTQFEGKRCAMPLLTDAYGLYYNKDAFKKAGLDPEKPPRTYSELLTTAKALTKTKGDSYEQLGFMPNYHGYETTTEHYLGSWGPTYFDANGKSTVGTDPAVAEMMTVQKKMVDELGGYEKLEKYRTTFGDEWNAKHPFHTGQVAMQMDGEWRLGMATDAKVPFDIGVAPMPVPDSQAADYGKGFLSGTVMGIAPQSKKQNAAWELIKFMTTDTDAVVGFANDIRNVPSTFEALKSPNLKFDPRFKTFLDIARHEKSNTPAGAVNGATHLNTLQDFALQYEKGSVTDLKAGLAKTAEQIDTDIAKAK is encoded by the coding sequence ATGCCCGCACGCCGACGCCGGCTCGCCGCCCCGCTCGCCGCCACCGCCTCCATAGCGCTCTTCGCCTCCGCCTGTACGGGATCGGCGAACAACGAGTCCAAGGACGACCCCAACGCCAAGACGACGATCACCTTCTGGCACGGCTGGAACGCCCCGTCAGAGGTGAAGGCGATCAACGACAACATCGCCCGCTTCATGAAGGCCCACCCGAACATCAAGGTCGACGTCATCGGCGGCATCAACGACGACAAGCTCAACCAGGCGCTGCGCACCGGCGGTTCGAAGGGCCCCGACGTCGTCTCCTCCTTCACGACCTCCAACGTCGGCAAGTTCTGCTCCTCCGGCGCCTTCGCCGACCTGAAGCCGTTCATCGAGAAGTCCAAGCTGGACCTCGACAAGATCATCCCGAAGACGCTGCTCCAGTACACGCAGTTCGAGGGCAAGCGGTGCGCGATGCCGCTGCTCACCGACGCGTACGGCCTCTACTACAACAAGGACGCCTTCAAGAAGGCCGGCCTGGACCCCGAGAAGCCGCCGCGCACCTACTCCGAGCTGCTGACCACCGCCAAGGCGCTGACGAAGACCAAGGGCGACTCCTACGAGCAGCTCGGCTTCATGCCGAACTACCACGGCTACGAGACCACCACCGAGCACTACCTGGGCAGCTGGGGCCCGACCTACTTCGACGCGAACGGCAAGTCGACCGTCGGCACCGACCCGGCCGTCGCCGAGATGATGACCGTCCAGAAGAAGATGGTCGACGAGCTCGGCGGCTACGAGAAGCTGGAGAAGTACCGCACCACCTTCGGCGACGAGTGGAACGCCAAGCACCCCTTCCACACCGGTCAGGTCGCCATGCAGATGGACGGCGAGTGGCGGCTCGGCATGGCCACCGACGCCAAGGTGCCCTTCGACATCGGCGTCGCCCCCATGCCCGTACCGGACAGCCAGGCAGCCGACTACGGCAAGGGCTTCCTCTCCGGCACGGTCATGGGCATCGCCCCCCAGAGCAAGAAGCAGAACGCCGCCTGGGAACTGATCAAGTTCATGACCACGGACACCGACGCCGTCGTGGGCTTCGCCAACGACATCCGCAACGTGCCCTCCACCTTCGAGGCCCTGAAGTCGCCGAACCTGAAGTTCGACCCGCGCTTCAAGACCTTCCTCGACATCGCCCGGCACGAGAAGTCCAACACCCCGGCCGGCGCGGTCAACGGCGCGACCCACCTCAACACGCTCCAGGACTTCGCCCTCCAGTACGAGAAGGGCTCGGTGACCGACCTCAAGGCCGGCCTGGCGAAGACCGCCGAGCAGATCGACACCGACATCGCCAAGGCGAAGTAG
- a CDS encoding carbohydrate ABC transporter permease, whose product MDTNTLRAKRRRSALRTAAFMSPWLIGFGVFFAYPMVSTVYFSFMDYDGFTAPSFNGLDNWTYVLRDYPMFWPALRNTLWLVVVMVACRVVFGLGVGLLITKIKTGAGVFRTLFYLPYLAPPVAATLAFVFLLNPGTGPANSLLEGVGISGPGWFTDAAWSKPALTMLAVWGVGDLMVIFMAALLDVPKEQYEAAELDGASALQRFRYVTLPNISPIVMFAVVTGVIQAMQYYTQPFVAAKVASGVMGGSGQQFEPGYPDKSTLTLPQLVYNLGFQRFDYGAACAIALVLFALAMLFTGLLMRRRGGLIQAGD is encoded by the coding sequence ATGGACACCAACACCCTCCGCGCGAAGCGCCGCAGGTCGGCGCTTCGGACGGCGGCCTTCATGTCGCCGTGGCTGATCGGGTTCGGCGTCTTCTTCGCCTACCCGATGGTCTCCACCGTCTACTTCTCCTTCATGGACTACGACGGCTTCACCGCCCCGTCCTTCAACGGCCTGGACAACTGGACGTACGTCCTCCGGGACTACCCCATGTTCTGGCCGGCCCTGCGCAACACCCTGTGGCTGGTCGTCGTGATGGTCGCCTGCCGGGTCGTCTTCGGACTCGGCGTCGGCCTGCTCATCACGAAGATCAAGACGGGTGCCGGGGTCTTCCGCACCCTGTTCTACCTGCCCTACCTGGCCCCGCCGGTCGCGGCCACGCTCGCCTTCGTCTTCCTGCTCAACCCCGGCACGGGACCGGCCAACTCGCTGCTCGAAGGGGTCGGCATCTCCGGCCCCGGCTGGTTCACCGACGCCGCCTGGTCCAAGCCCGCGCTCACCATGCTCGCGGTCTGGGGCGTCGGCGACCTCATGGTCATCTTCATGGCCGCCCTGCTCGACGTACCGAAGGAGCAGTACGAGGCGGCCGAGCTGGACGGGGCCTCGGCCCTCCAGCGGTTCCGGTACGTGACCCTGCCGAACATCTCGCCGATCGTGATGTTCGCCGTGGTCACCGGCGTCATCCAGGCGATGCAGTACTACACCCAGCCGTTCGTGGCCGCGAAGGTCGCCTCCGGCGTCATGGGCGGCTCCGGCCAGCAGTTCGAACCCGGCTACCCGGACAAGTCCACGCTGACCCTGCCCCAGCTCGTCTACAACCTCGGCTTCCAGCGCTTCGACTACGGAGCGGCCTGCGCCATCGCCCTCGTCCTCTTCGCCCTGGCCATGCTCTTCACCGGGCTGCTCATGCGCCGCCGCGGCGGTCTGATCCAGGCAGGTGACTGA
- a CDS encoding carbohydrate ABC transporter permease, protein MSQVLDSPKAPARPADGVTPAARTARRKALLHWIAVHSLGVAAALFFVLPFVFVLFTSLMSDQQTLTRDLTPDTWEWGNYVRVFETPGFLTWWRNTLLYAGLGTVLTVVSSIPVAYALAKFRFRGRNLSLILVISMMMLPPQVVIIPMYLFWAKELDLSGTLWPLIIPMAFGDAFSIFLLRQFLLTIPNEYLDAARVDGCGELRTLVRVVLPMAKPGIAAVALFQFFAAWNDYFGPQIYASENPGAWTLSYGLESFKGAHHTDWNLTMAATVLVMAPVILVFFFAQKAFVEGVTLTGVKG, encoded by the coding sequence GTGAGCCAGGTACTCGACTCCCCCAAGGCGCCGGCCCGGCCGGCCGACGGGGTCACCCCCGCCGCCCGTACCGCCCGCCGCAAGGCCCTGCTGCACTGGATCGCGGTGCACTCGCTCGGCGTCGCGGCCGCGCTGTTCTTCGTGCTGCCGTTCGTCTTCGTCCTGTTCACCTCGCTGATGAGCGACCAGCAGACGCTCACCCGCGACCTCACCCCGGACACCTGGGAGTGGGGCAACTACGTCCGCGTCTTCGAGACCCCGGGCTTCCTCACCTGGTGGCGCAACACCCTGCTGTACGCGGGGCTCGGCACCGTCCTGACCGTGGTGTCCTCGATCCCGGTGGCGTACGCGCTCGCCAAGTTCCGCTTCCGCGGGCGCAACCTCTCGCTGATCCTGGTGATCTCGATGATGATGCTGCCGCCGCAGGTCGTGATCATCCCGATGTACCTGTTCTGGGCCAAGGAACTGGACCTGTCCGGCACGCTGTGGCCGCTGATCATCCCGATGGCCTTCGGCGACGCGTTCTCCATCTTCCTGCTGCGCCAGTTCCTGCTGACCATCCCGAACGAATACCTCGACGCGGCCCGTGTGGACGGCTGCGGCGAACTGCGCACCCTCGTCAGGGTCGTGCTGCCGATGGCGAAGCCGGGGATCGCGGCCGTCGCGCTCTTCCAGTTCTTCGCCGCGTGGAACGACTACTTCGGACCGCAGATCTACGCCTCGGAGAACCCGGGGGCGTGGACCCTGAGCTACGGCCTGGAGTCCTTCAAGGGCGCGCACCACACCGACTGGAATCTGACCATGGCCGCGACCGTCCTGGTCATGGCCCCCGTGATCCTCGTCTTCTTCTTCGCCCAGAAGGCGTTCGTCGAGGGTGTCACGCTGACCGGAGTGAAGGGCTAG
- a CDS encoding 6-phospho-beta-glucosidase, which produces MKLAVVGGGSTYTPELIDGFARLRDTLPITELVLVDPAADRLDLVGGLARRIFAKQGHEGRIVTTSDLDAGVDGADAVLLQLRVGGQAAREQDETWPLECGCVGQETTGAGGLAKALRTVPVVLDIAERVRRTNPDAWIIDFTNPVGIVTRALLQAGHKAIGLCNVAIGFQRRFAALLDVSPGEVHLDHVGLNHLTWETGVRLGGPEGEDVLPRLLAEHGEAIAADLRMDRELVDRLGVVPSYYLRYFYAHDAVVRELGSKPSRAAEVAAMEKQLLEMYGDPALDEKPALLGKRGGAFYSEAAVDLAASLLGGGGSPYQVVNTYNRGTLPFLPDDAVIEVQAAVGATGAAPLAVPRLDPLYAGLVSHVTAYEDLALDAALKGGRDRVFKALLAHPLVGQFDSAEALTDRLIAHNREHLAWA; this is translated from the coding sequence ATGAAGCTCGCTGTCGTGGGGGGCGGCTCCACCTACACCCCCGAACTGATCGACGGTTTCGCGCGCTTGCGCGACACCCTGCCCATCACCGAACTCGTCCTCGTCGACCCGGCCGCCGACCGGCTCGACCTGGTCGGCGGCCTCGCCCGGCGGATCTTCGCCAAGCAGGGGCACGAGGGCCGGATCGTCACCACCTCGGACCTCGACGCGGGGGTCGACGGCGCGGACGCCGTCCTGCTCCAGCTGCGCGTCGGCGGGCAGGCCGCCCGCGAACAGGACGAGACCTGGCCGCTGGAGTGCGGCTGCGTCGGCCAGGAGACCACCGGCGCCGGCGGCCTCGCCAAGGCGCTGCGCACGGTCCCCGTGGTCCTGGACATCGCCGAACGGGTGCGCCGCACCAACCCGGACGCCTGGATCATCGACTTCACCAACCCGGTCGGCATCGTCACCCGGGCGCTGCTCCAGGCCGGGCACAAGGCGATCGGCCTGTGCAACGTGGCGATCGGCTTCCAGCGCAGGTTCGCCGCGCTGCTGGACGTCTCTCCCGGCGAGGTCCACCTCGACCACGTCGGCCTGAACCACCTGACCTGGGAGACCGGGGTACGGCTCGGCGGTCCCGAGGGCGAGGACGTGCTGCCCCGGCTGCTCGCCGAGCACGGCGAGGCCATCGCGGCCGACCTGCGCATGGACCGGGAGCTCGTGGACCGGCTCGGCGTCGTCCCCTCCTACTACCTGCGCTACTTCTACGCGCACGACGCCGTCGTGCGGGAGCTCGGTTCCAAGCCCTCACGGGCCGCCGAGGTCGCCGCGATGGAGAAGCAGCTCCTGGAGATGTACGGGGACCCCGCGCTCGACGAGAAGCCGGCGCTGCTCGGCAAGCGCGGCGGCGCCTTCTACTCGGAGGCGGCCGTGGACCTGGCCGCCTCGCTCCTCGGCGGGGGCGGCTCCCCGTACCAGGTGGTGAACACGTACAACCGCGGCACGCTGCCGTTCCTGCCGGACGACGCCGTGATCGAGGTGCAGGCCGCGGTGGGCGCGACCGGTGCCGCACCGCTGGCGGTGCCGCGGCTCGACCCGCTGTACGCGGGACTGGTCTCCCACGTCACCGCGTACGAGGACCTGGCGCTCGACGCCGCCCTGAAGGGCGGCCGGGACCGGGTGTTCAAGGCGCTCCTCGCGCACCCGCTGGTGGGACAGTTCGACTCCGCGGAAGCGCTCACCGACCGGCTGATCGCGCACAACCGGGAGCACCTCGCGTGGGCGTGA